The following nucleotide sequence is from Citrus sinensis cultivar Valencia sweet orange chromosome 6, DVS_A1.0, whole genome shotgun sequence.
atttgatgattttttacaTGTGCACATGTTTAAGTGGTGACTTGGAGAGATATGGGGATTGTTTTGTGATTTTGGTTGTTCGTCTTCTTTCGGCATACAAGGTACATCAAGTTGAGATAgtttcttcaaatttaatgatCTCCAGATACATTTGCAAGTATTAtgtaattcttttattattttcttattgatttttttttttggtggtgtTCATGCATCATGTGTGTTTAATCAGGAAGAGTTGGGATCCTCCCTTACAAGAATTAGAAAACTCGTGGATAAGTTGCCTTTAGATGACGGGTAACATATTTTGTCCTTTTGATTGTGTAGAAAAGGGAGATTTTTTCTCCCCTGTTTATTTCTGTTAAAGATACAAAAATATATGACAAAAGAATACAACTAATTCTAGGAAACAAATCAAACAATCTGCCTCCATCAAAACAATTGCAACCAGTCCTCGAGAATTATGGCTCAATTATTACATATAAGAAATTAGATGTCCAAAGATTGTGCACTGGATATATCATGTGAATATGAGATTTGGTTTCGTCAAACTTTTCCATTGGAAGGAAATCAGCAAGATTCTTCAACAGATTGTTTTGCAGTTAACTAATTCtcattttttcccccttttttgcAATATCAGGTTAGTAGTAGCACCAGTGTTAGAGGAGGAAAGTCCAAAAGCAATGTTTCCTAGGAAATTTTTTGAAGAGGAATATTTGAATCTTGAAGCACAGGTAACAGTGCATTTTCTAACTTCAATGTCTAAAGAACTAGTTTCCTTACCCATGTTTCAATTACATGTTTGGTATCACACCTGTTTCGCCTGAGGTCTGATGCTATCACGATTTTTGTTTCTCTCAGCTTATTAAGAgataacacaatttttttttttttccattttttgtgCTAGTTTTTAACCACCTTAAGCATAGTGGCTACAATTCAAAATCAGTTTTATGCTGAGAATGAAGGCATTTACAGGTACCCAATAACTTTACATCatactttttttcatttttcctcttttgtaaataattactGTATAGCCAAGTGATCTGAACCTATTAAACTGAGAcatgatatatttttaatccAGGAAAGACAATGAAAAGGTCAAAGAACTATTTGACACccttgagaaaataaaaacagaattTGAATCCATTAAGAGACCCATTTTGGATGTTGAGACTCCTTCCAAAATATCAGACTTATTGTCCAATCACAAGTCTGATAAAATTCCATCCTTTACCTCGAAACAAGTCTCCGAAACCCTGGAAcacaaaagagagaaaacgGAGACTCCCTCAACTAAGGGAGAAGAATTGCCGGAGGTAAAGGTAGAAGTAGACATATTAGATTCAGAATCTGAGAATGATAGCAAAGAAGCCTCCCCAGAGGATATTAAATGGGAGTTTGATGCATTTGATAAAGATATTAAGCCAAGTGGCTGAACCCGCCAAGATTGTTACCGATTTTTGCTGGTACGTCAATCTCTGTAGTATTTCAATATTAACACATTGAAACTATGATAGACCTAGAGAATGGAAGGCAGATCTTCTTCCACCGGAGGTTACAAATATTTACGTAATCATTGGATAACAAAATCACTCACCAAAAGCTTCAAGTTAAATGCAAATTTAGGATGAAATTGAAACttcttagaattttttttaagtgtaaaTTTTCTGAAATATGATGAACAAATGTAGATAGctattgagtttttttttttttttttattggagcTATTGAGTTATGTGccattcatatatttatttttgttaccAGTTTCTCTGAGGGTGCCTGATCATCGATCATAACTCTCAAATGTAATTGAATTCCTGTCTTGATTGTTACAATTACCTGAAAGATTTGATTGAGCAAGAACCTTTTACTCCTTTCTTATATTCAATGGTACTGAAAAGGATGGACTCTTTGGCAAAATTTGTTCTAACGCCTCAACCCAACTTCGTGTGAACTAGAGGGCAAAGGTTGGTGCTTAATGAACGGGACTTAACATTTCCACTCGTGCCCCATCATCAACAATTtagaaaatgtcattaataaataatagtacATAAGCACAACAAAGTACATAACAATAGAGTTTGAAATTTGTATCATCATTAAAATGCCCCAAATCGTTGAAAATTGACCTATTACACCAGGGGGGTGAAAACAAAAAGTTTTGAATAAGTACAAGATAGAATCATGAAAGAATCTTTCCAAAATTGAACCATTgggctttttccttttaacattttgtatatttttttcgTCTGCGAAGAGGCAAATTCACTTTTGCAGAATGCTCAGTAGAAACCAATTATGCGTCATTGTGGAAGCAAGCAAGCAAGCATTCTTGATTCTTCATCATCTCTAACAGAGATTAAATCCACGTTAAAAGACTGATACTGTGAGGCTGTCACCTGTACGTGATTATCACTTTTGTATTTGCTTCGGTCAGATCTGCATCACGTGACCACTTACTCGATGTGATTTTTCAGATCCACACCAACAGCCATAGGGGGGTCGTTCATTTGCTAAGTAGtatttaattaagatttaaaataatattaacaataattgacCTTCATTTGACCTGATtagaaaaatcaattgaagGCTCTTCTGATATATCTACAGGCACACCCTTCTTGAGAAACGTTTTTTAACCTGTACCGGTGATAAAGTAGAAATTTACAGCAATAATCTATCaaaaagtttataataatgattGCTCAAACTATCTAAGTTTGTATTTGGAGAGAtgtttcattattatttgcCATGTGTTATGTTGGTTGATTTATCATCCATCATTACTGTGCTGCTAAACTTGCACCACTTCTTTTGTAATATTACAATACAATTCTGCTGATATTATTCAATCAAGGGTATGCTGACACTTGCCTTGATATAATCcattaaatcctaatatgaaaatCTGCTCAAAGAAAGATGGAAAGGTCTACTCCTAAGTTATCACACGAAGAGATTTGAACTCTTAATCTCAAGAAGCAAGGATTTGTTTAATCGTGGATCAATGAGTGTTTgatacaaaaatattacacTTGCTTAACTGGAATATATTGTTTGTATCGCGAGTGATGTACTACAATTCGCAAGTATGTAAGacttataaattgaaataaatactatctagataaaaaaaatatcctcATGGATTACGTAGGGTTTTACATAGTGAATACTACTAGTAAAGACCTAGTTAGTATGTAattctcaaattgatttttttgaattacctaattaatacgtaattctcaaaatttttgaattgaatattacataaaaaaatctattaacatttgtaattaaaatatatttaatcttgactttatagtttgaatatctttccttttttaaattaaagatacaTATTGAATATCTGTACCTATAACAAATTGAGTTTACTTCTTGAAATTCTAACTAAATATCTCAAGAGGAAACGCgaattggatttttaaaaaattctttaataaCAACACATAATCCAGCACCAACAACTATCatcaaacaacaacaataaaacaagtaaattaaaaagtaaaggtcgagaaaaacaaacacaataatATTTACGTGATTCGATAGACTTGCCTACATCCATATCTCCAAACAATCTGAGCTTGATGATTCCACTAACATAAAGCCTTATATCCCAAGATTCCAAAATAAGTACAATTGACTTTATAGGCGTTAATAAACTTTTACAACAAAGTGTACATGCTGCATCTCTTCACTCTATTTTTTCTAtgcttacaatcactcaattGAAAGATTGAAATGAAGTTTACAAATAACACACTCCTTATAAGACTATATAAGCTAGTGACagcttaaatatatatgatgaGCAAGTGATAGCTCAAGAGTGTTTAGATATATAAAGCTTTAACTTTGATCAACCTTAGAAAAATGATCTGGAGTTAGGATTATACAGAGCCGTTTGccactaaaaagaaaattgattagTTGATTTCTATAGCCAGCTAGCTGCTTTGGCCTTTTCTCCGTATTTATAGTTTTAGCccaaaattttctataatcatgaAAGTGCCGAAAAGGTTTTGAAACATTATCAAATATGTCCTtctcaaaatttgagaaacAACATTAAgacttttcatattttctgcCAAGTCAAAACTTTTCAAGCAAATCTGTTAGCCGCTTTATCCAAACTAGCTTACCAGTTTAGCACTAGAAAGAAAACCGATTAGCTGATTTCTAAAACTAGCTAGTCGTTTTGGGTTTTTCTCAATATTCATAATTTGACCCAAACGTTTctataatcatgaaaatacctaaatgtttgaaaatattgtCTAATAGGTactttttagattttcaaaaataagatTAAGGCCATATAGACTTTCCATATTTTCTGATATGTCAAAACCTTTCAAGAACTTTGCAAATCAATCCACATACTTAGTAGAAATTCATTTTGATAAAACATTATAGAAAACATAacttataaaaacaaacataaatttgaatgtcatgATCATAATAAGTTTCAGCTtttaaatgcttaatcataTACACATTTATTAATACTATCTTtacaagaaatttgaagatgaaaaaaacTATTTAAGCTACTACCCTTAGAGCTTGTCCTTAATTTGATGAGCTTTGTACATTAATCTTTAGAGCTTGATCTTAAATGAATGATTTTTTCACTTCAAGAGGTAATGAGGCCAACAATCTCCTTCTCAATGACATCCTGGAACTCAATCTATCCTGCTCATATATGGCCAACGATCTCCCTTTCAACGGCTCCCTAGGACTTGATCTATCCTGCCTAATTAATACAATGCTAGCCCACCTATTGAACATGTGACCAAGCTTTGAAATCATTTGTTGGATTGAGGCACTTGTTGTAACTTTATAACGGGTCACCTATCATTAAATTGATAacaatttcctttttaacGGCACCCTTGGACTCGATCTATCATGCTTGATTAATACAGTGATAACCCACTTATTAAACATATGATTAGGCTTTAATACTACTTATTTAATCCAGACGCTTGTTTCAACTTCATAGTAGGTCACCTATCATTAAATGCTTTAACTAATGGAGGTTTGAAGTAAACGTTGTTATATTCCCTCAAAAACCAATTGGtgcttaaaaaattgaaaattaaaccatTTAACTTCATTCCTTTGTAATCCTATGGGTGCTTCCTCGCTCACTCCCATCAGGCCAACACTTCTAAGTATTCAAAACATTTTGAAcagattttgaatttgatatttagtTAATCTAATCATTCACTCTACTTTTGTTGAAGCAAAAACACTACTTTGCATCGtagaaaaaggataaaaagtAGTGATGTGTTTGTGGAATTATAATCTTTTATCGGGATTCAAGAAACTGTTTTAACAAATGGGACCAAGGTCCCAAATAGCAGAAACTGATAATGGTTGGGTTAATAGAGCAGACAAATAAATGGTCTAGAGCCTTGGATGCGTCATTTTCCATTGTTCAATGTTAACATTTCTCCACCTCCAAAACCCCAACCCCCCAAGGCCCCCAccaccataaaaaatatattggaCCTTATGCTTGTTCTTATTTGGTCAACAACCctattttaaaacttctaaaaactaaaaacaatgAAATCCATCGGAGAAGGTTATTTTGACCTggtcaaattattgaaataaaatagtgtACACACCCAGGCACAAAAACAAAGCACACAGTCTCTATTATTGAAGTCATGAATTGATGAATGGGAGTGCAAAAAACTAGGCTTTGAGACATGggctttcttttatttatgtacTTTAAACTTTTGTTTGCAGAGAGATGTGTGGATGTTGCagggaaaataaaagaaccttTTCCATACTGTGCATAATCATGTATATGATTAAAGTAATCTAATCTCTAAACATGGGCATAAAGCGTTATTAGTAACAATCTTTAGCACATATAACGAGTGTACAAGAGTAAGAGCCAAGAGTTTTGCACTGAGGAAATCAATAGGCTTGAGTTGAGGTAAGCTTGTTATAAGTGGCACTGAGTTAATAGTCAAGATTTGTCTAACATGAGttcttaattaaattctatCTGCTGATCCAATAAAGTCGAAACCTAATCCTTCAATCCAATCATTTTGATATAATTCACAAGAATATACATTGTTCAGCATAGTGTAATTTCATATGTAAGATTCCAGCAGAATGCTCATCcagttttgatttgattctactttcattttcttaacactgatgaagaaattttgtTATGTTATGTTTACGCTGAAACTTTCATTTAATAACAAGAACTAATGTGGCCAGTTCTTTGTAGTGAAAAATTAGATTCTCATGATCAtctcttcttaaaaaaaaagaaaaaaaaaagaaatggttttcaaattcaaagcattAACATCACTAAAGAAGGGCTTCAAAGATTAAAATGAGACAACTATCTAACAGTATTCCATGCATTATAAAGATTCTCATCAGATGATTTGAAGTCTCATAAGCTTGCTATGTTCCAAAAGTTTGCATCAGCTGACTCATTCATGAAAACAAGTAAAATCcaaaagtctttttttttttttttaacttattagtttcttttatttgtaaagttaAATGGGTATTTCAATACTGCTATTGGTTTTATTTCATGACAATTGGAAGCAAATATGGGAAACTCTAGTATGAAATACGCAACATTAATCAATCTTCTATCTAAAAAGGGTATTAACTATGGAATGCAAGAGATTAACAGGGTTGGGCATGGCATGATTTGGTTCAGTTTGGTTTTTTATCGAATCAAACTGAATAGAATTGACCTCCTAATAAAcatatatcaaattaaatcaagttcgatttaatttttctaaatttcattAAACAGAATggatcaattttttcaaaatttagaaatcgAATACGATGACGCCGATTCTTCTGATATTTTGCCCACCCTACTAAAAGTGAAGTGCATAAGAACGAGATGAATTCAAACAAAAGCAACTTCATATGAGGCCACACAAATTCAAatgcaataaagaaatgaatgaGCAAGGACACATGGGTCAGTGAGTGGCTGCTCaattcacatttttttctgcaatttactACTTGGAGCCATTCaagatattgaaaaataaaaaataaaaatctgacAGTGCCTTGctatacaattttttaaaatcttttttaactTGGCAGCATCTTCACTTTAAAGGATGCTTTTGCCTTCCCCCTCCTCACCAACCTCTCAAATCACCATAAGCAACATCCTCACAAATACACACACATGCAAAGGGAgacagagaaaaagagaagttcAAATGAGATGGTCGCATTAAGGGAGGCTTCCAGCAATCATCATGATAATGAAGATTACATTGATATGGAGGTGagctcttcttcttcatcaaacAACTTCTTGTGTTATTCCATTAGCTCTCCCCCACAAAGCCGAGAATTTGAGTTCCAAATGTGTTCTGTTTCTAAAGACAAAGATGCCGCAACAACATCCCCGGCTGATGAACTTTTCTACAAAGGCAAACTCCTTCCTCTTCATCTTCCCCCTCGCTTGTTAATGGTTCAAAATCTTCTCCAAAACTCCAAAATTGAAGATGATTCCTTAGAAGAAAACTTTTCCATTCCCTTCATTAACACAAGCTCTGCTGCTACTACAAATACCAGTACCCCTTTGGAATCTTGTAATGTGTCACCCTCAGAATCTTGCAGGGTCAGCAGTGAATTGAACCCAGATGAGTATTTCTTCGAATGGTCAAATGAAATGAGTGGTTTCATAAATGATGATCGGTCAAAGAAGTCTTGGACTAGAAAGCTGAAGCAGATCAAGAAATCTTCACTGGGTCAAAAGCTCAAAGCTTCGAGGGCATATCTTATGTCATTGTTCAGTAAGTCCACTTGTTCAGATGAGTTTTGCGCCAAAGCAGCATGCAATGCCGAGGTAGAGAACATTTCGAAAGGCAGTGATTGTTTAAACAAGTACATGAAAGTTGCAAATAAATCTCCGTTTGGGAAAACTGATAATGGCAGATACAAGAGCATTAAAAAGGAGATGATTGAAGATGTTGCTAATAGCCATAGAAAGTCCTTCTCAGGAGCAATTCAAAGGCATTCTCCGTTGAAGTgttcatcttcatcaacttCTACATCTTCATCTggttcttcatcatcatcttcatcttttccATTTAGTTCAATTGGTTTTTGCAATTTACAGCTACTCAAGAGAAGCAGCAGTGCAAATTCAGAGGTTGAAAGCTCAATTGAAGCAGCCATTGCTCACTGTAAACAGTCTCAGTCTCAGCAGCTGCTTAGTTCAAGAAAGAATGTCAGTGAAGCTGCTGGGGTTTGTTCACTATCTGCTTCAAAGATTCCAGTTTGTGGGTGCCAAGAAAGACCTGGAGTTTGCAGCATATGAATTTAATGAATTGTGATGTTGAAGTACTATGTTTGAACAACTCATTGAAGGTCCTAgatttgttcaaataaagtttaaCCATTGAAGTTTTAgtcatcaaaattttattgttcataTAAGTAGTGTGAGCCTCACCCTGTTGTCCTTTTCGTACTTGCACAAGTTATAACATAAATGTTAGAGTGAATGCTCAAGATTTCCAGTTAATGTTTAAACTCAGTTCTACAGTTTTACCTCCATTCATCTCTGTTCATTTAGTTCACAGCTACTTTCTTCTCCTCGAATGATGTAACTTTATGATATGTATAGTGACCAAAACTTTTCATGTTCTATGGATTCTGTAAAATCTaggttgttttctttttctactttttttttccccctgtTGGTAATAGTTTTCATGTGGTCCTTTTCCTCCTAACTAGATTCTTTAAGGCTATTTCAGGCTTTACCCACCattcctttttcaaaaaagatCTGAGGAAGATTTGTGTTTTTGCATTAAAGTGAGGACATCATCTTTTTCATCCCTTTCCCCtttagaaaaggaaaagtaTTGAGTCATTATCTCAATCAAAATACAGCATTTCTGAATAAGACTACATTGCCAACAGAGGTTCCAGATAGCCACACTGCTATATGTTCCCATCATTGTcacaaaaaagattaaaaataaaataaaatagtcaatttagcttttaagaaaatgaattgtaTCAGTTGAACATTAGCTAACTGGACTCTGGTTATTAATTTTAGGACTCACATGATAATCATTCTGCATTAATCATTAAGACTAAATTATACAAAACTCATATGATTCGATTTGCTTTTTTCTGTTAGTAGAACAGTATTAGTAATGATTGTTATCATAGCAATTCACCAGCCTCTCTCAAGAGCGTCAAAAAGCATGTCGCATATAACATTTGTGTCAACGAAAACTAGTTGATTGGAAATATTATACcaagattgattgattttgattttataataatagtgaATGTATGTAGATCTATCCAAAGCAGACAAATTTTCCTCCAATTTATTgatctttcttctctttatttatttatttagttatttattttttcagtaaATATTAAACCAAACAGTAGATTTTGAAGAATCAGAAAACTAAGCAAAGCAACTTTTTGTCCCCAACCGGTCGAATTGGAGAATCAAGTACAGAGGAATTTTCCCATATCCTTAGTAAAgactttaatttcataacaaTGAACACCAGAGATATGGTTACTAATTGTACAaggcctttttttttagggaaaaaaatttctgatATCGCAGTAAAAAAACTGtggatatttacaatcagacaaTTGTTAGAGATAGTTTACATTAACTCTATAAAGtacagttaaaattttttatcctcaTTAGTATTCAAAAAATATCCGCTTCACTTACATTTCGCAAGAGAGAAGATTGTATgtattcaattatatttaattaaaagataaaatttgtgaGAGTAGCAACCCACCACTTGGGCTTTACTAAAATTCTAGTGCTTGAGAGTTGAGATTCATTCTTGGATACAAAATTGCCATCTCAATGAAAGAGTAACAGTAATGATACTAAAACTTTTACAAGGGTAGGTAGCATAGCAGCTCGAGGAGCCACGGAGATAGGTAGTGGCCTTTGTGGATTCAATGTTTAATAGAAATTGCACAAGTCTATGATGAAGTACTGCCTGCCTGAACCACTCGGGCAGTAGCCCGAGTGGCCAgggctgctgccctccaaTTTGGAGGGCAGCAGTTCGAACCCCCACAAAAGTATTGTGGGGGTATTTCcttcttcaattaatttgagtgaagGTAGTCTTCTTCATTACCCATGAGTGAGGAGTAgacatccctcgaatatttgtgaGGGTTAAAATCTGGGCAGAGCTCCATTAGCATTGATGTCAGTTGGTCCCAGTAatagtctgatttgtaaatatcagtaatagtctcatgtatatgagttgtaatctgagcaatagtctcatgtaataaaaaaaaaaaaaaaagtactgcCTGCCTGAtaatggaaaattaatttgattgtttaaTACGAGGCTAGGACATGTAAAATATTGATGATTTGACAAAACATTTAACCCAATGGACAGGCtcttaatcaaattaatacagtacTATCTGTCAGAGAGTGTTGATCTCTTTAGATTTCAAGTGATTAACATCACTGTTCTGGACAACAATTAGTTGCCAAGCTCAACTCAGAATGTGGGGTTTGTGCTGCTTTTGATTATTCCCATCTAAGCAcggttattaaaaaaatcaaaaagttaaaagattgtgATGTTTTAAAATCTTAACTTGACAGAATTACTcattagatatatatattggttCTTAAATATCTTTCCTTGTCTTTATGTCCACTGTCATTGAGATTTTTGACAAGTCTTTGAGTTTGATATTGTTGCTGATATTGAGCAAGACGTTAAACATTATGTTCCCAATGAATCACAGCAAAATTCACCAGTTTCTGTGTAACAGATTCAATGACTCAAGAAATTTTCCATGACTGTTCCCTGAGTAACGCATGATCTACTGTACAGTTAAAAGGGATTCAAAGAATTCATTTGCTCTCTAGCTCTTTATTTTCGAAGataaaaaggggaaaaaaaacatgaaagtataatattttcttcagaATTTACTGGAGTTGAAGACAGATTTGTATAGCTTATCCTACTACTAGGGTAGGAAGGGAAATATGTAGGCATTGCTGGGACATATCAGCAAGTGGAGCATGTGAAAAATGTCAGGTGAGATTCAAGGCATCAACAACATTATGTTtcttcaagatttttttttaaaattttttagagctaaaaatattttctacaaGTAACTTCTCACCTTCACTTCATTCTGATGCACATCAGCATATGTGTGTCTTCAGTAACATGACCATCTAGCACCAAGAATGAAGCCTGTAcatccattattattatttttccattataaGGTCTGAATTCTTTatcgtaattttattttttccttaaattttttaaaattagcaTAATAGCTCACTGTCGCTGACAAGTGCATATTAAGTTGTAATTTACACAAACCATTGAGTGTAATAAGATATCATCTGGTAGTCCAGTGGTGAACTCATGTCTTCGATACTTCTCCCCGAATATTAGTGAGAATAGATTTTCGAGCTAATGCTCAGCAGGTCTCTACACTCtgttataaaatatgtatgtttagactcttaataaattttgaattataatatatttataaatggtaataattttgaagaaaagataTTATCCAACATCCACATAAAGTTATAAGCCGAAGATATTTTCCAGGCCTATGAGATGAGGCAAGGAGTTGTCTAATTCATTTGGGTAGCCTTTAAATTCGGCCGATGGTTGATCCGTTTATATATGTCCACCATGCTACTGTCCTGattcttaaaaagaaagaatagtCAATTGAAACTCTCAGGTCTCTCTGATTCGGAATGaccaggaaaaaaaaaagaaaaatatccaccgtccatatgttttttacacatttttaaaaaaatatataatttctttattttttgattggaatccacctaaagttatattttgtttcacttttccacttccatttaaaatccgttaagaaaactaaacgaaacttaaaaaaatgaccattttacccccaaaacgaaaattataatttcaccctaaaaaatgtaaaaaataataagatttaatgatgaatatcattattggtacgttaatgaagtacaaaaaaatcttaactactagagattataactcaatgaataataaaactctacttatcttaaattcaattgattgtTTGTGAAATTgagctatttttaatactactattataatttagcaCTCTAAttacatacatattttaaaaaaaaacctgcatttgatggttgtaaaattaatttctttattgatcgatggggaaaataattagatttaatttaattatttttggtaatttttaaggtgaaattataattttcattttgagggtaaaattattatttttttaagtttccgttagctttcttaacggattccaaacgaaagtgaaaaagtgaaataaaatgtaattttaggtagattccaacaaaaaaaaaaaagaaattgtgtctttttaaaaaaagtgtaaaaaatGAGTAGATGgtgaatattttttcaaaaaaaaaacaatcataAGAAACATTTTTAGCGacatattgaaaaagaaatgtagaAAAACATCAGAACAAAACGGTACATTGTACTTCACTTATCCAAAGAAAGCCCTCAGTCAGAAAACCTTTATGAGAACACGCATGTATGTGTCCATATATGATGATCCCAAAACTATTTACCTCTTGAGTAAATATAGGGcagagttgtaaattgcacCTTGTCGTGCCGACTCACATGAAACATTTAAGCCTCTTGAGAAGGTAAAAGTCTtaggtagcgtttactttttggattggattgggaatcctgaggagtgggaatcctaggattgggagtgtggagtgggagtgggagtaggttgtttacttacactggaatggaaGTATGGATTAgagatcagaatccaatttatgtgtttactttgtcttggattgggagtaaatagtttcaaattacaattttatccttatttaaagaattatagtttttaattacaaaactaataaaaaatatatttaatgaataatatttattttattatatttgtaaatttattataattattaatattcttaattatgaacaataaattattaattttaatacaaaatgaaaccttattttattttatttaatataattatattaaatttattattatataaaataataatataatattatttagtacaaaattaatattttcttagaataaactatttattattattaatattaaataaatataatactattatttttaaaataaatataataatattatatttattaattctctattaatataataatattattttaaaataattttaacttagaatcaatgcaaattattatttagttaaatataatattattattcaaataaatataataatattattcaaataaatataataatatttattttattttattaattataaaatattaaattaaattaaataaaataaaataaaagggtaaaaaagggagaggtgggagtggattcccactcccacctcccccaatgggagtcccactcccactccccactccaaaaatgggtggggcccacggagtgggattcccactcccttCCCATTTAGAGGAAGTAaacgctggagtgggaggaatccacattcctcactc
It contains:
- the LOC102613382 gene encoding probable membrane-associated kinase regulator 4, whose amino-acid sequence is MQRETEKKRSSNEMVALREASSNHHDNEDYIDMEVSSSSSSNNFLCYSISSPPQSREFEFQMCSVSKDKDAATTSPADELFYKGKLLPLHLPPRLLMVQNLLQNSKIEDDSLEENFSIPFINTSSAATTNTSTPLESCNVSPSESCRVSSELNPDEYFFEWSNEMSGFINDDRSKKSWTRKLKQIKKSSLGQKLKASRAYLMSLFSKSTCSDEFCAKAACNAEVENISKGSDCLNKYMKVANKSPFGKTDNGRYKSIKKEMIEDVANSHRKSFSGAIQRHSPLKCSSSSTSTSSSGSSSSSSSFPFSSIGFCNLQLLKRSSSANSEVESSIEAAIAHCKQSQSQQLLSSRKNVSEAAGVCSLSASKIPVCGCQERPGVCSI